The Streptomyces nitrosporeus genome includes a window with the following:
- a CDS encoding DUF885 domain-containing protein: MTALSDLADRYVEELAGLDPCLASAMGVAGQEERLTDFGPQATWERAELARRTAKAVEAAPVEGDAERVAAAVLGERLDTEVALADADAYATLLDTLDGPVQRIRQAVGLLDQGSETPWDALLARLRAVPDTLAGLRESLEAARRGGRVAPYRQVVRNARDCRDTRPYLAGLPAGSGDGVLRGALEQAVADANRALTWFAGYLTEELAPVAPETDALGEDRYQLGVREFLGLRLDLRETYAWGWEELSRIQRDMAETAARIAPGEPVPAVLAALDKDLRYQIKGAAAFRDWLQELADGAVAALDGTHFAVPEALRRIDCRISPSEGPAVYLAPSEDLSRPGTIWWTRTAPDALIPTWTVPGTMFHEGVPGHHLQLGTTTLNTTTLNRFQRLACELHPGHCEGWGLYAERLMDELGHFADPAHRLGMLATGQLLRAARIVLDIGLHLRLPVPAGTGFYEGERWTPELGRAFLVEHCGLGPAGFIDFEIDRYLGRPGQALAYKLGEKVWLESRDEARRRDGTGFDLKRFHQQALDLGPMGLGLLRAELTRADRAG; the protein is encoded by the coding sequence ATGACCGCTCTGAGCGACCTCGCGGACCGGTATGTGGAAGAACTCGCCGGGCTGGACCCGTGCCTGGCCTCGGCGATGGGCGTCGCCGGGCAGGAGGAGCGGCTCACCGACTTCGGCCCGCAGGCCACGTGGGAACGGGCGGAGCTGGCCCGCCGTACGGCGAAGGCGGTCGAGGCCGCACCGGTCGAGGGGGACGCCGAACGGGTCGCGGCGGCGGTCCTCGGTGAGCGGCTCGACACGGAGGTGGCGCTTGCCGACGCGGACGCGTACGCCACGCTGCTGGACACCCTCGACGGGCCGGTCCAGCGGATCCGGCAGGCTGTGGGACTGCTCGACCAGGGCTCCGAGACCCCGTGGGACGCGCTGCTGGCGCGGCTGCGGGCCGTCCCGGACACCCTGGCCGGGCTGCGCGAGAGCCTGGAGGCCGCGCGACGCGGCGGGCGGGTCGCACCGTACCGCCAGGTGGTCCGCAACGCCCGGGACTGCCGGGACACGCGGCCGTACCTGGCGGGGCTGCCGGCCGGGTCCGGCGACGGTGTGCTGCGGGGCGCCCTGGAGCAGGCGGTGGCCGACGCGAACCGGGCGCTGACGTGGTTCGCCGGGTACCTGACGGAGGAACTCGCGCCGGTGGCCCCTGAGACGGACGCGCTGGGTGAGGACCGCTATCAGCTGGGGGTACGGGAGTTCCTCGGCCTCCGGCTGGACCTGCGGGAGACCTACGCATGGGGCTGGGAGGAACTGAGCCGGATCCAGCGGGACATGGCCGAGACCGCGGCGCGGATCGCGCCGGGCGAACCGGTCCCGGCCGTGCTGGCGGCACTCGACAAGGACCTCCGGTACCAGATCAAGGGCGCGGCGGCGTTCCGCGACTGGCTGCAGGAGCTCGCCGACGGAGCCGTCGCCGCCCTCGACGGGACGCACTTCGCGGTCCCGGAGGCCCTGCGGCGCATCGACTGCCGGATCTCCCCCAGCGAGGGGCCGGCCGTCTACCTGGCGCCCAGCGAGGACCTGTCGCGCCCCGGGACGATCTGGTGGACCCGGACCGCCCCGGACGCGCTGATCCCGACGTGGACGGTGCCGGGCACGATGTTCCACGAAGGCGTCCCGGGCCACCACCTGCAGCTGGGCACGACGACCCTGAACACGACCACTCTCAACCGGTTCCAGCGGCTGGCGTGCGAACTGCACCCGGGGCACTGCGAAGGGTGGGGCCTGTACGCCGAGCGGCTGATGGACGAGCTGGGACACTTCGCCGACCCCGCGCACCGGCTGGGCATGCTGGCCACCGGTCAGCTGCTGCGCGCCGCGCGGATCGTCCTCGACATCGGACTGCACCTGCGGCTGCCCGTCCCCGCGGGCACCGGGTTTTACGAGGGGGAGCGGTGGACCCCGGAACTGGGCCGCGCGTTCCTCGTCGAGCACTGCGGACTCGGTCCGGCGGGGTTCATCGACTTCGAGATCGACCGGTACCTGGGACGCCCCGGGCAGGCCCTCGCCTACAAGCTGGGGGAGAAGGTGTGGCTGGAGTCGCGGGACGAGGCCCGCCGCCGCGACGGTACCGGCTTCGACCTCAAGCGGTTCCACCAGCAGGCCCTGGACCTGGGGCCGATGGGCCTGGGCCTGCTGCGCGCCGAGCTGACGCGTGCGGACCGTGCCGGCTGA
- a CDS encoding winged helix-turn-helix transcriptional regulator, producing the protein MPRSSTGARNHAWTDPDCPVARTLDLVGDRWSLLVVRDAMDGARTFTEFQRRTGIARNILSDRLRKLSAHGLLAQRTASTGRRLEYVLTDSGRDLFPVLLALRQWGERHAFEPGEPHSVLVDGEGVRVPDLAPAGADGTPLTADSAHVRKTGPNP; encoded by the coding sequence ATGCCGCGCTCCTCCACCGGCGCCCGGAACCATGCCTGGACCGATCCCGACTGCCCCGTCGCCCGTACCCTCGACCTTGTCGGCGACCGCTGGAGCCTCCTGGTCGTCCGGGACGCGATGGACGGTGCCCGTACCTTCACCGAGTTCCAGCGACGTACCGGCATCGCCCGCAACATCCTCAGCGACCGCCTCCGGAAGCTCAGTGCTCACGGGCTCCTCGCCCAGCGGACCGCGTCCACGGGCCGCCGTCTGGAGTACGTGCTCACCGACAGCGGCCGCGACCTCTTCCCCGTACTCCTGGCCCTGCGCCAGTGGGGGGAGCGCCACGCCTTCGAGCCCGGCGAGCCCCACTCCGTCCTGGTCGACGGGGAGGGCGTCCGCGTCCCGGACCTCGCGCCGGCCGGGGCCGACGGGACCCCCCTCACAGCCGACTCCGCCCATGTGCGGAAGACCGGCCCGAACCCGTGA
- a CDS encoding MFS transporter — MDVWRRLLLAVVCGVAVASVYAAQPVLAPMGDSLGISEGQLGWIVSVGQFGYLAGLVLLVPLGDMVANRRRLIAGHLVVTAVGLLLTSLASAAWMAFAGLALAGMFAVVVQTTVAYVASASPPAERGRNIGVVTSGVVTGILGARIVTGVLAEQWGWRSIYAVLGVLALGLAALVLRALPPEVRSHRPAGYRQVVLGLCALFGERLFLTRGLIAFFLFASFGTLWSGLSLPLADEPWHFSESQIGMFGIAGLAGALGAARAGRWADAGRAVPMAGFALALLAVSWAATAQLPWSLWLLIVGVVVLDFAVQVVHVSNQHMLTSAHTERASSVIGGYMVFYSLGSALGAAATTSVFTSYGWAGSSILGAGFAACALSVWAAGRGRSSGVPGALPGAAGTRGQEERQKAETA, encoded by the coding sequence ATGGACGTCTGGCGACGGTTACTGCTCGCGGTCGTGTGCGGTGTCGCGGTGGCGAGCGTTTACGCCGCGCAGCCGGTGCTCGCGCCGATGGGGGACAGCCTCGGCATCTCGGAGGGGCAGCTGGGATGGATCGTCTCGGTCGGCCAGTTCGGCTATCTGGCCGGTCTGGTGCTGCTGGTCCCGCTCGGCGACATGGTGGCCAACAGGCGACGCCTCATCGCGGGCCACCTCGTGGTCACCGCGGTCGGCCTGCTTCTGACCTCCCTGGCCTCGGCCGCCTGGATGGCCTTCGCGGGACTCGCGCTGGCCGGGATGTTCGCGGTCGTGGTGCAGACCACGGTGGCCTACGTGGCATCGGCCTCGCCCCCCGCCGAGCGTGGGCGGAACATCGGGGTCGTGACCTCCGGCGTGGTGACGGGCATCCTCGGCGCGCGGATCGTCACCGGCGTGCTCGCCGAGCAGTGGGGCTGGCGGAGCATCTACGCGGTGCTCGGCGTGCTGGCACTCGGACTTGCCGCCCTCGTCCTGCGCGCCCTGCCCCCGGAAGTGCGTTCCCACCGGCCCGCGGGGTACCGGCAGGTCGTCCTCGGGCTCTGCGCGCTGTTCGGGGAGCGGCTCTTCCTGACGCGCGGCCTCATCGCGTTCTTCCTGTTCGCGTCCTTCGGAACGCTGTGGAGCGGGCTCTCGCTGCCGCTGGCGGACGAGCCGTGGCATTTCAGCGAGAGCCAGATCGGCATGTTCGGTATCGCCGGACTCGCGGGCGCGCTGGGCGCGGCACGCGCGGGGCGCTGGGCGGACGCGGGGCGGGCGGTCCCGATGGCGGGCTTCGCGCTGGCCCTGCTCGCCGTCTCCTGGGCCGCGACCGCCCAGCTGCCCTGGTCCCTGTGGCTGCTCATCGTCGGCGTCGTGGTGCTCGACTTCGCGGTCCAGGTCGTGCACGTGAGCAACCAGCACATGCTCACCAGTGCGCACACGGAGCGCGCCAGCAGCGTCATCGGCGGCTACATGGTCTTCTACTCCCTCGGCTCCGCCCTCGGCGCGGCCGCCACCACCTCGGTCTTCACCTCCTACGGATGGGCCGGCTCCAGCATCCTCGGAGCCGGATTCGCGGCCTGCGCCCTGAGCGTCTGGGCGGCCGGCCGGGGCCGGTCCTCCGGCGTGCCCGGGGCCCTGCCCGGGGCGGCGGGAACCCGCGGCCAGGAGGAGAGGCAGAAGGCGGAAACCGCCTGA
- a CDS encoding aminotransferase class V-fold PLP-dependent enzyme, with protein sequence MVDLSYTAGPASIGIEEASHGEAGPRPFDPNDWNSVRAQFLLSPDLAHLSNFYLASNPKPVRDAITKYRKAFDEDPHSFLDDNMFGREEDMLWRTVCAEAAEYVGGRADEIALTTSTTMGLALTYNGLRLKPGQEILTTTHEFYPHHEAIRLATERWGATMRAISLYESSSDFSVDEAVARIRAAIRPETRVFGVAWVHSNTGVRLPITRVADVIADLNRDRDEEDRVLLVVDGVHGFGVADEDVASMGCDFFSAGTHKWILGPRGTGIMWAKPENWALLQPTIPSLMSKETSAAWRQDRRPAGPTEAAWISPGGFAGYEHQWATAEAFRFVRRIGRKRIQDRIAELNSRIKEGLAEMGHVTLHTPLDPEVSAGIVTFDVEGYEPRNVAKILRENRVIANATPYGVPRVRLSAGIVNSPEDVDLALKVIRSLKGA encoded by the coding sequence ATGGTGGATCTCTCGTACACCGCAGGCCCGGCAAGCATCGGCATCGAAGAGGCCTCGCACGGCGAGGCCGGCCCTCGGCCCTTCGACCCGAATGACTGGAATTCCGTCCGCGCGCAGTTCCTTCTCTCGCCCGACCTGGCGCACCTCTCGAATTTCTACCTGGCTTCCAATCCGAAGCCTGTCCGTGACGCCATCACGAAGTACCGGAAGGCATTCGACGAGGACCCGCACAGCTTCCTCGACGACAATATGTTCGGCCGGGAGGAGGACATGCTGTGGCGCACCGTGTGCGCCGAGGCCGCCGAATACGTCGGTGGCCGGGCCGACGAGATCGCCCTCACCACCAGCACCACCATGGGGCTGGCGCTGACCTACAACGGCCTGCGGCTGAAACCCGGCCAGGAGATCCTGACCACCACGCACGAGTTCTACCCGCATCACGAGGCGATCCGCCTGGCCACCGAGAGGTGGGGTGCGACCATGCGCGCCATCTCGCTCTACGAGTCGTCGTCCGACTTCTCCGTCGACGAAGCCGTCGCCCGCATCCGTGCTGCGATCCGCCCCGAAACCCGCGTCTTCGGCGTCGCCTGGGTCCACTCCAACACCGGCGTCCGCCTGCCGATCACCAGGGTCGCGGACGTCATCGCGGATCTGAACCGCGACCGGGACGAGGAGGACCGCGTGCTGCTCGTGGTCGACGGGGTGCACGGCTTCGGCGTGGCGGACGAGGACGTCGCGAGCATGGGCTGCGACTTCTTCTCCGCGGGCACCCACAAGTGGATCCTCGGACCGCGCGGTACGGGGATCATGTGGGCGAAGCCGGAGAACTGGGCACTCCTCCAGCCGACGATCCCCAGCCTGATGAGCAAGGAGACCTCCGCGGCCTGGCGGCAGGACCGCCGGCCGGCCGGACCCACCGAGGCCGCGTGGATCAGCCCGGGCGGATTCGCCGGGTACGAGCACCAGTGGGCCACCGCCGAAGCGTTCCGCTTCGTCCGCCGGATCGGGCGCAAGCGGATCCAGGACCGGATCGCGGAACTCAACAGCCGGATCAAGGAAGGCCTGGCCGAGATGGGCCACGTCACGCTGCACACCCCGCTCGACCCCGAAGTGTCCGCGGGGATCGTCACCTTCGATGTCGAGGGCTACGAACCGCGGAATGTCGCGAAGATCCTCCGCGAGAACCGTGTCATCGCCAACGCCACGCCGTACGGCGTTCCCCGCGTCCGCCTGTCGGCAGGCATCGTCAACTCCCCGGAGGACGTCGACCTGGCCCTGAAGGTCATCCGGTCCCTCAAGGGCGCATGA